From Candidatus Limnocylindria bacterium, the proteins below share one genomic window:
- a CDS encoding HD domain-containing protein codes for MRESAAAPRPDDTGAPDELKKVHRAEPKTRTSAEAKREGPTLDTIKADPRVKTYIRSANQQTGAIGYTEHGERHANTSADGARFILKSLGHDARRCEVAAVAAYLHDIGNVITRESHGQTGALLSEAILVDNGFELEEVATIMGAIANHEESEGGLPVSAVSAAVIIADKSDVHRSRVRNPKTTSFDIHDRVNYAATSAEVKVSRKEKLITLELTIDTEVAPLMEYFEIFLSRMMLSRRAAEFLHCSFALVINGTRLL; via the coding sequence ATGCGCGAGTCCGCTGCCGCACCGCGACCAGACGACACCGGCGCGCCGGACGAGCTGAAGAAAGTTCACCGCGCCGAACCGAAAACGCGCACGTCGGCCGAGGCGAAGCGCGAGGGCCCAACGCTCGACACGATCAAGGCCGACCCGCGCGTCAAGACGTACATCCGCTCGGCGAACCAGCAGACCGGCGCGATCGGATACACCGAGCACGGCGAACGGCACGCGAACACGTCGGCCGACGGTGCCCGCTTCATCCTGAAATCGCTCGGGCACGACGCGCGCCGCTGCGAGGTCGCAGCGGTCGCGGCCTACCTACACGACATCGGCAACGTCATCACACGCGAGAGCCACGGACAAACGGGCGCGCTCCTCTCCGAAGCGATCCTCGTCGACAACGGCTTCGAGCTCGAGGAGGTCGCGACGATCATGGGCGCGATCGCGAATCATGAGGAGTCCGAGGGCGGGCTACCAGTGAGCGCCGTCTCCGCGGCGGTGATCATCGCCGACAAGAGCGACGTGCATCGCAGCCGCGTGCGGAACCCGAAGACCACTTCGTTCGACATCCACGACCGCGTGAACTACGCGGCGACGTCGGCGGAGGTCAAGGTCAGCCGCAAAGAAAAGCTCATCACCCTCGAGCTCACGATCGACACCGAGGTCGCGCCGCTCATGGAGTACTTCGAGATCTTCCTCTCGCGCATGATGCTGTCGCGCCGGGCTGCGGAGTTCCTTCACTGCAGCTTCGCGCTCGTCATCAACGGCACGCGCCTGTTGTGA